Genomic segment of candidate division WOR-3 bacterium:
CTATATGCGCATTGGAATGTCCTCAGCAAATCGTCCGAGCTTGTAATATAAGCAATACCATCATTGATGTATATTGAATCAAACTGACGCTTCAAATCACAATACCTCATATCGGCCAGGTAGAAATTACATTCCGGATTCAACTTTCTCGCATTATCCAACATCGCGTTGCTGATATCCAAACCATAAGCATCAAAGTGTTTCTTGAAATGGAAGAGATTCTTACCGCCCCCGCAGGTTATATCCAGGAGAGATTTTACCTCGATTTGGGCGTGCTGCTTGATGAGAGCTACGGCCGTTTCACTTTCTTCCCTGTATTCTTCAACGCTCCCCCACAAAGGCCATAACCATGCAAGGTCATTATACAGACGATACATCCCTTTGGACTTATCGATCACGATGCCATTATATCCAACCGCATCTTGCCGTCAAGAAAACATGGCATCGTATAACGGGGATGGGGGTTGACTTTTTGGCATCAACCGGTGTCTTGTCAGTACTGTCGGTTGATATGATGAGATTGCCGCGTCGCTCTGCTCCTCGCAATGACACTGCTGTGCAGGATGACTACAGTGAGAACAGATAGATTACGGTTATAACAAATAAACATGAACCTCCAGTCAGCGTAGGCATTTACCACAGGGGGTGGAGGGATGAGATGGTTGACACGGTCGCGCATGCAAATACAATGAAAAAAGGAATCTATCATGCTGCAGGGTGTGCATTTTCTTCTCACTTATATGTGTAATTTTGAGTGTGACCATTGTTTTGTTTACAGTGGTCCGAAAGCTCCAGGCACATTCACCCTGAATCAAATCCGAGACGTCATCGACGAAATGACCAAGATCGACACTGCGGAGTGGGTGTATTTTGAGGGCGGCGAACCGTTTTTATTCTATCCCATAATGATCGAAGGTATCAAGATCGCCCGCGACAAAGGCTTTAAAGTAGGCCTTGTTTCGAACTCATATTTTGCCACGACCGAAGAGGATGCCGAAATCTGGCTAAAACCTCTGATCGAATTGGGTATATCTATTCTCAGCGTAAGTGACGACCCTCTTCACCATGGAGACGAAAGGGAGAATTCTGCAAAACGACTCATTGCTGCCGCAAACAATGCCGGAATAC
This window contains:
- a CDS encoding class I SAM-dependent methyltransferase, giving the protein MIDKSKGMYRLYNDLAWLWPLWGSVEEYREESETAVALIKQHAQIEVKSLLDITCGGGKNLFHFKKHFDAYGLDISNAMLDNARKLNPECNFYLADMRYCDLKRQFDSIYINDGIAYITSSDDLLRTFQCAYRHLCAGGVMICYAEFCKGDLMQNKTQSTVSITDFMEITFIENNYDPDPSDDTFETTMIYLIREKGKLRIEHDFHVCGTFTVDVWRDLLRKAGFKVTEYPKGRNVFDSPSYACVKPTS